One Vallitalea pronyensis genomic region harbors:
- the smpB gene encoding SsrA-binding protein SmpB — protein sequence MANNYKLIAQNKKARHDYFIEETYEAGIALVGTEVKSLRMGKCSIKESFIKYENGELFIINMHVSPYEKGNIFNKDPLRTRKLLLHRYEINKIHGAVTIKGYTIVPLKVYLKGSRMKMEIGIAKGKKKYDKRQDIAKKDQRREAEKKFKISNL from the coding sequence ATGGCAAATAATTATAAATTAATCGCACAAAATAAAAAAGCACGACATGACTATTTTATTGAAGAAACTTACGAAGCAGGCATTGCACTCGTAGGTACAGAAGTAAAATCTCTTAGAATGGGAAAATGCAGTATTAAAGAAAGCTTCATTAAATATGAAAATGGTGAACTTTTTATCATCAATATGCATGTGAGTCCCTATGAAAAGGGGAATATATTTAATAAGGACCCTTTAAGGACCAGGAAGTTGTTATTGCATCGTTATGAGATTAATAAAATTCATGGTGCTGTTACCATAAAAGGTTATACCATTGTGCCTCTAAAAGTATATTTAAAAGGCAGTCGTATGAAAATGGAAATAGGTATAGCAAAAGGTAAAAAGAAATACGATAAACGTCAAGATATTGCTAAGAAAGATCA
- a CDS encoding DUF4489 domain-containing protein: MISNKDCQDCNSDNKFAICTPMQATSQHVLLECGDGTGSITFTSSNDPPLQLAHVTVDTTCLIKPTVLVKFSSLVSIERLDVDESLTVRLKYELLRGCEDGSTISLGTWVYEKVNSVFSEFTNENKESFNFIFCECTNCHRCCEYFVTITPLEIVNARVVASDGRMAALLGSMCDASKNELKEYDDFRIKHKHKPKEIILKCGQETGSAVFNNLNEPPVRIANVSIDTTRLYYPKVLIEFSSIVTFSVVSPPGDPVLLQFELFRVCDNGDPISQGIWRFDVDFVNQSIIASKAFGFIFCECATCLGCCDYFVMVTPIDVPIGFAENTIIYDSRIVALAQSNVDSDKKQDIIDDEQKGLKSKKQFLACGQGNGDFTFNASSDIDFQIAQVTIDTTGLCKNKVNIEFSNLVSFDEQEDFIAARLRYELFRVCDDGQPEPRGVWVWRRETGLAGKVTESFDFTFCETIVCKSNCCTYFVKVTPIVIDGGQVTVSNGRIAALIQEKK, from the coding sequence GTGATTTCAAATAAAGATTGTCAAGATTGTAACTCAGATAATAAATTTGCCATATGCACCCCTATGCAAGCAACATCTCAACATGTTTTACTTGAATGTGGAGATGGGACTGGCTCTATAACCTTTACATCATCTAATGATCCTCCACTTCAACTGGCTCATGTTACTGTTGATACAACTTGCTTAATTAAACCAACGGTTTTAGTAAAGTTTTCTAGTCTTGTCAGTATTGAAAGATTAGATGTTGATGAATCCTTAACAGTAAGGTTAAAATATGAATTATTAAGAGGATGCGAAGATGGAAGCACAATATCTCTAGGAACATGGGTCTATGAAAAAGTTAATTCAGTTTTTTCTGAGTTTACCAATGAAAATAAGGAGTCCTTCAATTTCATCTTTTGTGAATGCACGAATTGCCATCGATGCTGTGAATATTTTGTAACCATTACACCCCTTGAAATTGTAAATGCTAGAGTGGTAGCTAGTGATGGAAGAATGGCGGCTTTATTAGGTTCCATGTGTGACGCTTCAAAGAATGAACTGAAAGAATATGATGATTTCAGGATTAAGCACAAACATAAACCCAAGGAAATAATATTGAAATGTGGGCAGGAAACAGGAAGTGCTGTTTTTAATAATTTAAACGAACCCCCTGTAAGAATAGCAAATGTTTCAATCGATACTACTAGATTATACTACCCTAAAGTACTGATTGAGTTTTCTAGTATCGTTACTTTTTCAGTAGTCAGTCCACCTGGCGACCCTGTTCTATTGCAGTTTGAGCTGTTTAGAGTATGTGATAACGGAGATCCAATATCACAGGGCATTTGGAGATTTGATGTGGATTTTGTGAATCAATCAATAATAGCTTCAAAAGCTTTTGGGTTTATTTTTTGTGAATGTGCTACATGCTTAGGTTGCTGTGATTATTTTGTCATGGTAACGCCCATTGATGTACCAATAGGATTTGCTGAAAATACAATAATTTATGATTCAAGAATAGTTGCACTTGCCCAATCAAATGTAGATAGCGATAAAAAACAGGACATCATCGATGATGAACAGAAAGGTCTTAAGTCTAAAAAGCAATTTTTAGCATGTGGTCAGGGAAATGGAGATTTTACTTTTAATGCATCAAGTGATATTGACTTTCAAATAGCACAGGTTACAATAGATACTACAGGCTTATGTAAGAACAAGGTGAATATCGAGTTTTCAAACCTTGTGAGTTTTGATGAACAGGAAGATTTTATCGCTGCTCGACTACGCTATGAACTGTTTAGAGTTTGTGACGATGGACAGCCAGAACCCAGGGGTGTTTGGGTATGGAGGAGAGAAACTGGTCTTGCAGGAAAAGTTACAGAATCATTTGATTTTACTTTTTGTGAAACGATAGTATGCAAATCGAACTGTTGCACCTATTTTGTAAAAGTTACACCAATTGTAATAGATGGTGGCCAAGTAACCGTTAGTAATGGTAGAATCGCTGCATTGATTCAAGAAAAGAAGTAG
- a CDS encoding BsuPI-related putative proteinase inhibitor, with protein MMKKLYTVIVLIAVLTIGGIGYNMLQAKDEQKPEQKGDTNEVVQALLDGILEYRLTKNDDGEITIALKNVSEQPFTLNYTSSQMYDFQLLQDGKVTYLWSALVSFAAVISDKTLEPGEQEVYEIDTKILPVPVGEYEFQFYSVAQELQHEPKVTTKIDIKVSNQSPLDHSTE; from the coding sequence ATGATGAAAAAATTATATACAGTTATCGTACTTATAGCTGTACTGACCATCGGTGGTATCGGTTATAATATGCTTCAGGCAAAAGATGAACAAAAACCAGAACAAAAAGGCGATACGAATGAAGTGGTACAGGCATTACTTGATGGAATTCTGGAATATAGATTAACGAAAAATGATGATGGTGAAATAACCATTGCATTAAAAAATGTATCCGAACAACCTTTTACATTAAATTATACAAGTTCTCAAATGTATGACTTCCAACTTTTACAAGATGGTAAAGTGACTTATTTATGGTCTGCTCTTGTTTCATTCGCAGCAGTGATCAGTGATAAAACCTTAGAACCTGGTGAGCAAGAAGTGTATGAAATTGACACAAAAATACTACCAGTTCCTGTTGGTGAATATGAGTTCCAATTCTACTCTGTTGCACAAGAATTGCAACATGAGCCGAAGGTGACAACGAAGATTGATATAAAAGTCAGTAACCAGAGCCCATTGGACCATTCAACGGAGTAA
- the rnr gene encoding ribonuclease R encodes MEKTREERKVVLFDLISHKDYQPMKIKEIAMVLHVKREERDLLEALLQELIDEGRVIRTKRGKYARPETMNMIVGRFIAHAKGFGFVDIEGQEDDVFIPSPYVNGAFHNDIVAIKLIRRESKGKRQEGEIVKIIKRSDGQVIGTYEKSRNFGFVIADHKKFTKDIFISKGKNKGAVNGHKVVVKIIDWGNERRNPEGEIIEIIGHINDPGTDILAIARSYELPTQFPDGVMQQVEHVSAQVKEEEKQGRMDIRHMQMVTIDGEDAKDLDDAITIEKQDDGTYTLGVHIADVTHYVTERSPLDNEALTRGTSVYLVDRVIPMLPHTLSNGICSLNMGVDRLALSCFMDIDENGHVTNHKIAETLINVDQRMTYTNVKKILEEEDQEITKVYEDFIPMFENMRDLAAVLRHKRKRRGSIDFDFVEAKILLNDRGEPIDVVSYDRNVATRIIEEFMLLANETIAEDFYWQELPFLYRSHEEPDPDKLTSLGSFIRNFGYHIKGDVTDIHPKEIQKLLVEIEGKPEEAIISRLALRSMKQARYTVTSDGHYGLATKYYTHFTSPIRRYPDLQIHRIIKENLHGKLDEKRVRHYLAILPQVAKQTSTTERTAEEAERETIKLKKAQYMEKHIGETFDGVISGVTAWGLYVELENTIEGLVHVTALSDDYYIYDEGKHIFIGERTSKIYRMGEPLKIIVVSVNIIERTIDFEIADDELQNDQEANE; translated from the coding sequence ATGGAAAAAACAAGAGAAGAGCGTAAAGTAGTATTATTTGATTTAATAAGTCATAAAGATTATCAACCGATGAAAATAAAAGAAATTGCAATGGTTTTGCATGTTAAGCGAGAAGAAAGGGATTTACTTGAAGCGTTATTACAAGAATTGATTGATGAAGGTAGAGTCATACGAACCAAGCGTGGCAAATATGCCCGTCCAGAGACCATGAACATGATTGTTGGACGTTTCATTGCCCATGCAAAAGGGTTTGGTTTTGTGGATATTGAGGGACAGGAGGATGATGTATTTATACCATCACCCTATGTTAATGGTGCCTTTCACAATGACATTGTAGCCATTAAACTCATTAGACGTGAATCAAAAGGAAAGCGACAAGAAGGCGAAATCGTTAAAATCATTAAACGCAGTGATGGACAGGTTATTGGAACCTATGAAAAAAGTAGAAATTTTGGCTTTGTTATTGCTGACCATAAGAAATTTACAAAAGATATTTTTATTTCTAAGGGTAAAAATAAAGGAGCTGTAAACGGTCATAAAGTCGTGGTCAAAATAATTGATTGGGGCAATGAGCGACGGAACCCAGAAGGTGAAATCATAGAGATTATTGGCCATATTAATGATCCTGGAACAGATATTTTGGCTATTGCAAGAAGTTACGAGTTACCCACTCAATTTCCTGATGGTGTGATGCAGCAGGTGGAACATGTGTCTGCCCAAGTGAAAGAAGAAGAAAAACAGGGGCGTATGGATATTAGACACATGCAGATGGTAACCATAGATGGGGAAGATGCCAAAGACCTTGATGATGCCATCACCATTGAAAAGCAAGACGATGGCACATATACCTTAGGTGTACACATAGCAGATGTTACCCACTATGTAACTGAGCGCAGCCCACTGGATAATGAAGCATTAACAAGAGGTACAAGTGTGTACTTGGTGGATAGGGTTATCCCTATGCTTCCACATACATTATCAAATGGTATATGTTCTTTAAACATGGGGGTAGATCGACTTGCATTATCTTGTTTTATGGATATCGATGAAAATGGTCATGTGACCAATCACAAGATAGCAGAGACATTAATTAATGTGGACCAAAGAATGACCTATACTAATGTGAAGAAGATTCTAGAAGAGGAAGATCAAGAAATCACAAAGGTATATGAAGATTTTATACCCATGTTTGAAAATATGCGTGATTTAGCTGCTGTTTTAAGACACAAGCGTAAACGCAGAGGTTCTATTGATTTTGATTTTGTTGAAGCTAAGATTTTATTAAACGATAGAGGAGAACCAATAGATGTGGTATCCTATGACCGTAATGTGGCAACCCGGATTATTGAGGAATTTATGTTACTTGCCAATGAAACCATTGCTGAAGATTTCTATTGGCAGGAACTACCCTTTTTATACCGTTCCCATGAAGAACCAGACCCTGATAAATTAACATCTCTAGGCTCATTTATACGCAACTTTGGTTATCATATAAAAGGGGATGTTACGGATATTCACCCTAAGGAAATCCAGAAATTACTCGTTGAAATAGAAGGAAAACCAGAGGAAGCTATTATCAGCCGTTTGGCACTCAGGTCCATGAAGCAAGCACGATACACGGTAACAAGCGATGGACATTATGGTTTAGCTACTAAATACTACACACATTTTACATCACCCATAAGGCGCTATCCAGATTTACAGATTCATCGTATCATCAAAGAAAACCTTCATGGAAAGCTGGATGAGAAGCGTGTAAGGCATTACCTTGCTATTTTACCTCAAGTAGCCAAGCAAACATCCACAACAGAACGAACGGCAGAAGAAGCTGAAAGAGAGACCATTAAACTGAAAAAAGCACAATACATGGAAAAACACATTGGTGAAACATTCGATGGTGTCATCTCTGGTGTAACAGCATGGGGACTTTATGTTGAACTGGAAAATACTATTGAAGGTTTAGTACATGTAACGGCTCTTAGTGATGATTATTACATTTATGATGAAGGTAAGCATATCTTTATCGGTGAGAGGACAAGTAAGATATACCGCATGGGTGAACCTCTAAAAATTATAGTTGTCAGCGTTAATATAATTGAAAGAACCATTGATTTTGAGATTGCTGATGATGAACTGCAAAACGATCAAGAAGCTAATGAATAA
- the secG gene encoding preprotein translocase subunit SecG — translation MMDTLIIVVGVIYFIICAALITVVLLQKGKAAGLSGAISGAGESYWGKNKARSMEGKLDNLTKVGAVLFIVLSVVLSLLFKFR, via the coding sequence ATGATGGATACTCTAATCATAGTCGTGGGAGTTATATATTTCATCATATGTGCAGCATTAATTACTGTGGTCCTTTTACAAAAAGGAAAAGCAGCAGGATTATCTGGTGCCATTAGTGGAGCAGGTGAAAGCTACTGGGGAAAGAATAAGGCCCGTTCAATGGAAGGTAAATTAGACAACCTTACAAAAGTTGGTGCGGTATTATTTATCGTATTATCTGTTGTATTAAGTTTATTGTTTAAATTCCGTTAA
- a CDS encoding copper homeostasis protein CutC, translated as MIEVCVDSVQSAIRAYEGGADRLEVCSNLVIGGTTPPIALIRGIKKHVNLPLNILVRPRHGDFYYSDYEHEDMKEYIRMLHDEHVHGVVMGLLKTDGTIDIERMQVLTELAKPMYMTFHRAFDMLQDPMAAMEDVIQLEMDCILTSGQKSTAYEGRELIKALVKKSKGRIDIMPGGGVTPENFMQIKAICQVNYIHLSAKKEIRSKMRYRNDMVNMGQTCVDEFSYFETDQAVVRMVKNLDS; from the coding sequence ATGATAGAAGTATGTGTGGATAGTGTTCAATCTGCTATAAGAGCCTATGAAGGTGGCGCAGACCGACTAGAAGTGTGCAGTAATCTTGTTATTGGTGGTACGACACCACCCATTGCTTTAATTCGAGGTATTAAAAAGCATGTCAATTTACCACTGAATATCTTAGTTCGACCAAGGCATGGGGATTTTTATTATTCGGATTATGAACACGAAGATATGAAGGAATACATCCGAATGCTACATGATGAACATGTCCATGGCGTGGTCATGGGTCTATTGAAGACAGATGGAACCATTGATATAGAGCGGATGCAAGTACTCACAGAACTAGCAAAACCCATGTATATGACATTCCATCGTGCTTTTGATATGCTTCAAGACCCCATGGCTGCTATGGAAGATGTTATTCAGCTTGAAATGGATTGTATCCTTACTTCTGGACAAAAAAGTACAGCTTATGAAGGGCGAGAATTAATAAAAGCCTTGGTCAAAAAAAGCAAGGGTAGAATCGATATTATGCCAGGTGGTGGTGTTACACCAGAAAATTTTATGCAAATCAAAGCCATATGTCAAGTTAATTATATCCACCTATCAGCGAAGAAAGAAATCAGGAGTAAGATGCGTTATCGAAACGATATGGTGAATATGGGCCAGACCTGTGTGGATGAGTTTTCATACTTTGAAACCGATCAAGCTGTTGTTCGTATGGTTAAGAATCTAGATAGTTAA
- a CDS encoding PHP domain-containing protein — protein MYKYDLHIHTQETSPCGMVSAADMIKIYHEHGYQGVVITDHLRKIFFRNSKGATWEEKVDDFLTGYYGAVEEAKKYDMDVLLGVEIAFMEHNERDNDFLIYGMSVELLKNTPHILALGREGIGTFCREHNLLIYQAHPFRDYCYVENVSLLDGIEVHNGNPRHNSNNKDAEALAMAHNLLMIGGSDFHQIGDEDSGGIITPQRIHNNKQLLRVLRHNDYTVYRGKHL, from the coding sequence ATGTATAAATATGACTTACATATTCACACCCAAGAAACGAGCCCTTGTGGTATGGTATCAGCAGCAGATATGATTAAGATATACCATGAACATGGCTATCAAGGTGTTGTTATTACGGATCATTTACGAAAGATATTTTTTAGAAATAGTAAGGGAGCTACTTGGGAAGAAAAAGTGGATGATTTTCTTACAGGTTATTATGGTGCTGTTGAAGAAGCAAAGAAATATGATATGGATGTGTTGCTTGGTGTAGAAATTGCTTTTATGGAGCATAACGAAAGAGATAATGATTTTTTAATCTACGGTATGTCCGTAGAATTATTAAAAAACACACCACATATTTTGGCATTAGGCCGAGAAGGCATTGGTACTTTTTGTCGGGAGCATAACTTGCTGATCTATCAGGCTCATCCTTTTCGCGATTATTGTTACGTGGAGAATGTTTCACTGTTAGACGGTATTGAAGTTCATAATGGTAACCCAAGGCACAACTCTAATAATAAAGATGCAGAAGCATTAGCCATGGCACATAACCTGTTAATGATAGGTGGTTCAGACTTTCATCAAATTGGCGATGAGGACAGTGGTGGTATTATAACACCCCAGCGGATCCACAACAATAAACAGCTGCTAAGGGTATTACGACATAATGACTATACTGTGTATAGGGGAAAACACCTATAA
- the eno gene encoding phosphopyruvate hydratase — protein MKSYVEIIDVYAREILDSRANPTVEVEVVTEDGFMGRAAVPSGASTGAFEAVELRDGGERYLGKGVANAVDNVNNIIAEEIIGMNALDQVKIDQKMIELDGTPNKSKLGANAILGVSMAVAKAAAEAVGMSLYQYLGGVNAKVMPVPMMNILNGGEHADNTVDIQEFMIMPVGASCFSEALRMCAEVYHNLKKVLHEKELSTGIGDEGGFAPDLASSEEAIQVIMDAVERAGYRPGEDIRIAIDAAASELYNEETGNYHFPGESKMKGEEVVRTSEEMVDYYENLLNKFPIISLEDGLNEDDWEGWELLTERLGQRMQLVGDDLFVTNTERLSKGIDLGVANSILVKVNQIGTLTETFNAIQMANRAGYTAVISHRSGETEDNTIADIVVAVNAGQIKTGAPCRSDRVAKYNQLIRIEEELEESAEYLGLDAWFNLDEK, from the coding sequence ATGAAAAGTTATGTAGAGATCATCGATGTATACGCAAGAGAGATACTTGACTCAAGAGCAAACCCTACAGTTGAGGTAGAAGTAGTTACTGAAGATGGATTTATGGGGCGTGCCGCTGTACCATCTGGAGCATCCACAGGTGCTTTTGAAGCTGTTGAGCTTCGTGATGGTGGTGAGCGTTATTTAGGAAAAGGTGTTGCTAATGCAGTGGATAATGTGAATAACATTATTGCTGAAGAAATCATTGGTATGAATGCCCTTGACCAAGTAAAAATTGACCAAAAAATGATTGAACTAGATGGTACACCTAATAAGTCTAAACTAGGTGCTAATGCTATTCTGGGTGTATCCATGGCAGTTGCGAAAGCAGCAGCAGAAGCAGTTGGTATGTCTCTATACCAATATTTAGGTGGTGTCAATGCAAAAGTGATGCCCGTACCAATGATGAACATTTTAAATGGTGGTGAGCATGCAGATAATACAGTTGATATTCAAGAATTTATGATTATGCCTGTTGGTGCATCTTGTTTCAGTGAAGCCCTTAGAATGTGTGCAGAAGTATATCATAACCTTAAGAAAGTTCTTCATGAAAAAGAACTCTCAACGGGTATCGGTGATGAAGGTGGATTTGCACCAGATTTAGCTTCTTCTGAAGAAGCCATTCAAGTAATTATGGATGCTGTTGAAAGAGCAGGTTACCGTCCTGGTGAAGATATTCGTATCGCAATCGATGCTGCGGCTTCTGAGTTATATAATGAAGAAACAGGAAATTACCACTTCCCTGGTGAAAGTAAGATGAAGGGCGAAGAAGTTGTTCGAACATCAGAAGAGATGGTTGACTACTATGAAAACCTTCTTAATAAGTTCCCCATTATATCATTAGAAGATGGTTTGAACGAAGATGACTGGGAAGGTTGGGAGCTCTTAACAGAAAGATTAGGTCAGAGGATGCAGCTAGTAGGTGATGATTTATTTGTGACCAATACAGAAAGATTATCTAAAGGAATCGACTTAGGCGTAGCAAACTCTATCTTAGTTAAAGTTAATCAAATAGGTACATTAACGGAGACTTTTAATGCGATACAGATGGCAAATCGTGCAGGATATACAGCGGTTATTTCTCACCGTTCTGGGGAGACAGAAGATAATACCATAGCAGACATTGTAGTTGCTGTTAATGCAGGTCAGATTAAGACTGGAGCACCTTGTCGTTCTGATCGTGTTGCCAAATACAATCAGTTAATAAGAATTGAAGAAGAGTTAGAAGAATCTGCTGAGTATCTTGGGCTTGATGCTTGGTTCAACTTAGATGAAAAGTAA
- the gpmI gene encoding 2,3-bisphosphoglycerate-independent phosphoglycerate mutase translates to MAKRPTVLMILDGFGLNEKTQGNAVKIANTPHMDKIMSTYPCVEGHASGLDVGLPHGQMGNSEVGHLNIGAGRIVYQELTRITKAIEDGDFYDNEAFLAAIKNCKENDTALHLYGLLSDGGVHSHNTHLYALLKLAKKHGLENVFVHAFLDGRDTPPASGKDYVETLEEKIREIGVGKIATIMGRYYAMDRDNRWEREKLAYDAMVYGEGNQAKTAHAAVLASYHEEVYDEFVLPTVITEEGVPTAKISAHDAIICFNFRPDRARQITRAFCDENFEGFERTFFPLTYVCFTDYDKTIPNKIVAYKKVMLENTLGEYMAKIGLKQLRLAETEKYAHVTFFFNGGIEEPYEGEDRILVPSPKVATYDLQPEMSAPEVCDNLVASIQSDKYDLIIINFANPDMVGHTGIETAAVKAVEVVDVCVGRTLDALLAADGQMFICADHGNSEQLVDYKTGDPFTAHTTNPVPFILVNAKDNVTLREGGKLADIAPTLLELMELEKPAQMTGESLLKNK, encoded by the coding sequence ATGGCAAAGAGACCAACAGTTTTAATGATTTTAGATGGGTTTGGCTTGAATGAGAAGACACAGGGGAATGCGGTTAAGATTGCGAATACACCTCATATGGATAAGATCATGTCCACGTATCCTTGTGTGGAAGGTCATGCCAGTGGATTAGATGTGGGATTACCTCATGGACAGATGGGTAATTCAGAGGTAGGGCATCTTAACATAGGTGCTGGAAGAATTGTATACCAAGAGTTAACACGTATTACAAAAGCTATTGAAGATGGTGATTTTTATGATAATGAAGCATTTTTAGCGGCTATTAAGAATTGTAAAGAGAACGATACAGCATTGCATCTCTACGGGTTATTATCCGATGGCGGTGTGCATTCCCATAATACGCATTTATATGCGTTATTAAAATTAGCTAAGAAACATGGGCTTGAGAACGTATTTGTTCATGCGTTTTTAGATGGTAGGGATACGCCTCCAGCTTCTGGTAAAGATTATGTGGAAACATTAGAAGAAAAGATTCGAGAAATTGGTGTTGGTAAGATTGCAACGATCATGGGACGTTATTATGCCATGGATCGTGATAATCGATGGGAAAGAGAAAAACTGGCTTATGATGCCATGGTTTATGGTGAAGGTAATCAGGCGAAGACTGCTCATGCGGCTGTTTTAGCATCTTATCATGAAGAGGTATATGATGAGTTTGTATTACCAACGGTTATCACGGAAGAGGGTGTGCCTACAGCTAAGATTAGTGCCCATGATGCCATTATTTGTTTTAATTTTAGACCAGATAGAGCGAGACAAATTACACGAGCATTTTGTGATGAAAATTTTGAAGGCTTTGAGAGAACATTCTTCCCATTAACATATGTGTGTTTTACAGATTATGATAAAACCATACCCAATAAGATTGTGGCCTATAAAAAAGTCATGCTTGAGAACACATTAGGTGAATACATGGCTAAAATAGGATTGAAGCAGCTTCGTCTTGCAGAAACAGAGAAATATGCCCATGTAACCTTCTTTTTTAATGGCGGAATTGAAGAACCCTATGAAGGTGAAGATCGCATTTTAGTACCATCACCTAAAGTTGCTACGTATGATTTGCAACCTGAGATGAGTGCACCTGAGGTGTGTGATAACCTTGTGGCATCCATTCAATCAGATAAGTATGACTTAATTATTATTAATTTTGCAAATCCAGACATGGTAGGTCATACAGGTATTGAAACAGCAGCAGTTAAGGCTGTGGAGGTTGTAGACGTATGTGTTGGCAGAACACTAGACGCTTTGCTTGCAGCGGATGGACAGATGTTTATATGTGCAGATCACGGTAATTCAGAGCAGCTTGTGGATTACAAAACAGGTGATCCATTTACTGCCCATACCACAAATCCTGTACCGTTTATTTTAGTGAACGCTAAAGACAACGTAACACTTCGCGAAGGTGGTAAGCTTGCCGATATAGCGCCAACATTACTTGAATTAATGGAACTTGAAAAACCTGCTCAAATGACAGGAGAATCCTTATTAAAGAATAAGTAA
- the tpiA gene encoding triose-phosphate isomerase: protein MRKMIIAGNWKMNKTPKEALALIEELKPLVKNDEVDVVFCPPYVSLMLAVEAAKDSNIEIGAQNMYFEEGGAFTGEIAPNMLKELGVKYVILGHSERREYFGETNEIVNKKVLKAIEHDLTPIICCGETLEQREQGITVDLVRTQIKVALKDVSAEDAKDTVIAYEPIWAIGTGVTATSEQAEEVCAAIRQVIGEIYSGDVADAIRIQYGGSVNAGNAKELFAMENIDGGLVGGASLKADFGKVVNYK, encoded by the coding sequence ATGCGTAAAATGATTATTGCAGGAAACTGGAAAATGAACAAGACACCTAAGGAAGCGTTGGCATTAATTGAAGAATTAAAGCCTTTAGTAAAGAATGATGAAGTGGATGTTGTATTTTGTCCGCCTTATGTATCACTTATGTTAGCAGTAGAAGCTGCAAAAGACTCGAATATTGAAATCGGTGCTCAAAACATGTATTTTGAAGAGGGCGGTGCCTTCACAGGTGAGATTGCCCCTAATATGCTCAAAGAGCTTGGTGTAAAATACGTTATTTTAGGTCATTCCGAAAGAAGAGAGTACTTCGGCGAGACCAATGAAATCGTAAACAAAAAAGTGTTAAAAGCCATTGAGCATGATTTAACACCGATTATTTGTTGTGGTGAAACCCTTGAGCAAAGAGAGCAAGGTATTACGGTTGATCTTGTGCGTACACAAATTAAAGTGGCTTTAAAAGATGTATCAGCAGAAGATGCTAAGGATACAGTTATTGCTTATGAGCCAATTTGGGCTATTGGTACAGGTGTAACGGCTACTTCTGAACAAGCGGAAGAAGTGTGTGCAGCTATTCGTCAAGTGATTGGTGAGATTTATAGTGGCGATGTTGCAGATGCAATTCGTATTCAGTATGGTGGTAGTGTGAATGCTGGTAATGCGAAAGAGTTATTTGCTATGGAGAATATTGATGGTGGATTAGTTGGCGGTGCTAGTTTGAAGGCTGATTTTGGTAAGGTTGTTAATTATAAATAG